The following are encoded together in the candidate division KSB1 bacterium genome:
- a CDS encoding ChaN family lipoprotein gives MLKPLLFSLVLMLSTALAMGQNDDFNTERLPIGNSRTKYDFCAVKLNSVFDSEAGQSISVAELIQKLQTYRIVMLGETHTNEQHHGMQLKVIRGLVEAGVSVRLALEMFTPAQNAALERYRLGQISEQEFLEQSDYFNTWGHNYRYYKPIFDYAREKQIPMYGVNIEQSLVSKIGRSGIESLAPAERGRVPEIDTTDVEHQFYFKVAMEGMDAFAPSQFRKLYISQCLWDAAMGTGAIEIAQQHPESIVLILVGSGHVAYNLGIGKIIQKRSELPFCSVIGVDVPDTVKQSVMMQVKKSIKLNEKTVQRDTAKTKTPTITAMAMMHGVSADETPYRIVIRSLADFLWGLPQEKQEKYPYFGFSVDEKANGGFRVRRVLPETLAQRHGFQIGDMILGIDGQSFENMAQMKQYLSFKNWGDKVAFKIMREGKLHSIKFKIRP, from the coding sequence ATGCTGAAACCATTATTGTTCTCTCTAGTGCTCATGCTGAGCACTGCCTTAGCGATGGGGCAAAACGATGATTTCAATACTGAACGACTTCCGATTGGCAATTCTCGCACCAAGTATGATTTTTGTGCGGTCAAGCTTAACTCCGTATTCGATAGCGAAGCGGGGCAGTCAATTTCGGTAGCGGAACTCATTCAGAAATTGCAAACTTACCGGATCGTCATGTTGGGTGAGACGCATACGAATGAGCAACATCATGGGATGCAACTTAAGGTGATTCGCGGCCTGGTGGAAGCTGGCGTATCAGTGCGGCTGGCGCTGGAGATGTTCACTCCAGCCCAAAATGCCGCATTGGAGCGTTACCGCCTGGGACAAATTTCTGAGCAAGAGTTTCTGGAGCAATCGGATTATTTTAATACCTGGGGGCATAATTATCGCTATTATAAACCGATTTTTGATTATGCCAGGGAAAAGCAAATTCCCATGTACGGTGTTAATATTGAACAAAGCTTAGTGTCCAAGATCGGCCGATCGGGCATCGAATCCCTTGCTCCAGCGGAGCGAGGCCGGGTGCCAGAGATCGATACTACCGATGTGGAGCATCAGTTTTATTTCAAAGTTGCCATGGAAGGAATGGATGCTTTTGCGCCATCTCAATTCCGAAAGCTTTATATCTCCCAATGCCTCTGGGATGCAGCTATGGGGACTGGGGCGATAGAAATCGCCCAACAACATCCTGAATCCATTGTGTTGATTTTAGTGGGCAGTGGGCATGTGGCCTATAATCTCGGTATCGGAAAAATCATTCAGAAGCGGAGTGAGCTACCATTTTGTTCGGTTATCGGTGTCGATGTTCCAGATACGGTAAAGCAATCGGTCATGATGCAGGTGAAGAAGAGCATCAAACTCAATGAAAAAACTGTGCAGCGGGATACAGCCAAGACCAAAACTCCAACGATAACTGCCATGGCGATGATGCACGGCGTTTCGGCGGATGAGACGCCATATAGAATCGTGATCCGCAGCCTGGCTGATTTTCTTTGGGGGCTGCCACAGGAGAAGCAAGAGAAATACCCGTATTTCGGATTCAGTGTGGACGAAAAGGCGAATGGTGGCTTCCGGGTTAGGCGCGTGTTGCCAGAGACACTCGCTCAGCGACATGGCTTTCAAATCGGCGACATGATTCTCGGCATTGACGGCCAATCGTTTGAAAATATGGCCCAAATGAAACAATATTTGAGTTTCAAAAATTGGGGAGATAAAGTTGCTTTCAAAATCATGCGTGAGGGCAAGCTCCATTCTATCAAATTCAAAATTCGGCCATAG